The DNA sequence ACAAAGCAAAAATATCTTTGGATGTACTAAAGCGCCTCGATAAAAAGAAGGATGGGAAAATTATATTAGTCACTTCCATAAACCCTACTAAAGCCGGGGAAGGAAAATCAACTGTAACAGTTGGGTTAGGACAAGCATTAAATAAAATTGGAGAAAATGCAATCATTGCATTGAGAGAGCCTTCGTTTTATTCAACGGAAGATGAGCCGATTACCGTTAGAGATTTAAATGCTGAGGGTGTATTAACGCTATTACTTAAGCAAGTATTGCAGCTAATGCATTATGCGCAGTTGTAATAGCATGTATGTCTCCTGTAAAATGGAGGTTAATAAACAATAAGTAAATTTGAGCAAGGAGTGTATTTTATATTGATTATTCTCCTTCTCTTTGCTTATCACATAGCTACTTTACTAGTTATTATTTTCGCTATTATCTATGCTATAATGGAAACAATTGACTATAAAAAAAAGTTACAGAAATATAAAAGAAATGAACCATCTTAATCTTTTATCCTCATCATTGATGTGATTGTAGTCATTTGATGTATCGCATCATGTCCGCATCATGATATAGCAATAAAAATTTCGATGATTGTGAAGTAGGTGTTTTATATGACGGTAGCAGATGGTAAATATAATATAAAGGCTGTCTCTAAGATGCTCTCCATTCAACCTGGAACATTAAGAGCATGGGAACGACGCTATAAAATTATTGAACCAAGAAGAAATAAAGCAGGACATAGATTATATACTGAACAGCAAGTTAGCATTTTAAAATGGCTGATCGATAAAGTAAACAGAGGCATCACTATTGGACAAGCTGTGGAATTGTATTTGGCTGAGGATTTTAAGGAGAACGAGAGTAATCTTGAAATCGATGATAAGGTCATCCAACTGCGTAACGATCTTTTAATTTCATTATTAGAGTTTGATGAACAGAAAAGTAATCAGCAACTTGATCAAATATTTGCAATGTTTTCTATAGAAAAGATTGTTATTAAGATATTAGGTGAATTGTTAATCGATGTTGGTGATAAGTGGGAAAGAGGGGAAATAACTGTAGCTCATGAGCATTTTGTTACAAGTTATTTAAGAACGAAAATTGGAATGGTGTTACATCAATTGCCAGTAAATCGTTACTTACCTAAAGTTCTGTGTGTATGTGGTCCAGGAGAACTTCACGAAATGGGGTTATTAATTTTTACACTCTATTTAAAAAGGAAAGGCTACGATACAGTATATTTAGGAAGTGGGATTCCGCAAGATGATTTATTCAATGTCGTAAGCGATGTACTTCCTAAAATGGTCGTATTATCTTGTACAATGGAAGAAAATATAGCTGCCACAATGGAATTGGCAAAGAAAATTGATAAATCATATTCTGATATTAAAGTGGGCATTGGCGGACAAGCTTTTAAAGGAGAAAAGGAAGTAAGCAATAAATATTACATCGGAGACTTTGATGATTGGGAGGGTTGGCTTCAAACGGAAAAAGGAATTTAAAACAGATTGTAGGCATTCGGTTGAACCAAAAACATGCTTCATACATAGTTTATCAATAAAGAAGTATCTCTTGCAAAGAGTATTCGAATTCCACCTTAATGGTACAATCGAGGAGGACCGACCATGCGCTTGGAGCGGTTAGCATCTGACAAAATAAAAATATTTTTAAGCTTTGATGATCTGTATGATAGAGGAATATCAAAAGACGAAATTTGGATGGATGTGCCTAAAGTGCACGATCTATTTAGGGATATGATAAATGAAGCAAGTGACGAACTAGGGTTTGATGCAGAAGGTCCAGTAATAGTTGAGGTCTTTGCGTTACCATCACAAGGTATGATTGTAATTGTTACGATCTCAGATGAAGAAAGTGATACGTTTGATGATTCCTTTATTGAATTACAAATTACTTTGGACGTAAATAACAATAATTTATTGTTCCGTTTTGAATGTATCGAAGATGTTATTCAGTTATCTAAAGAGTTAAACCGAATCGGTATTGCTGCTGGTAAATTATATCACTTTGAAGATGGTTATATTCTTTCATTCGATGAAC is a window from the Evansella cellulosilytica DSM 2522 genome containing:
- a CDS encoding MerR family transcriptional regulator, with amino-acid sequence MTVADGKYNIKAVSKMLSIQPGTLRAWERRYKIIEPRRNKAGHRLYTEQQVSILKWLIDKVNRGITIGQAVELYLAEDFKENESNLEIDDKVIQLRNDLLISLLEFDEQKSNQQLDQIFAMFSIEKIVIKILGELLIDVGDKWERGEITVAHEHFVTSYLRTKIGMVLHQLPVNRYLPKVLCVCGPGELHEMGLLIFTLYLKRKGYDTVYLGSGIPQDDLFNVVSDVLPKMVVLSCTMEENIAATMELAKKIDKSYSDIKVGIGGQAFKGEKEVSNKYYIGDFDDWEGWLQTEKGI
- a CDS encoding genetic competence negative regulator, producing the protein MRLERLASDKIKIFLSFDDLYDRGISKDEIWMDVPKVHDLFRDMINEASDELGFDAEGPVIVEVFALPSQGMIVIVTISDEESDTFDDSFIELQITLDVNNNNLLFRFECIEDVIQLSKELNRIGIAAGKLYHFEDGYILSFDERDARPLDVDTFVSMVLEFGDTATVTAYRLEEYGKVIIRNNAMKQLNKYFS